In a single window of the Pithys albifrons albifrons isolate INPA30051 chromosome 19, PitAlb_v1, whole genome shotgun sequence genome:
- the OXLD1 gene encoding oxidoreductase-like domain-containing protein 1, whose amino-acid sequence MLLRGTRGLAGARRAPPGSARGVPREGTLCPHPANTSSLRERLDTPGKASGSSSTPGSESSTDPPSGNGGVAPAAPPVPPPPTHCCGTGCPNCVWVGYVEELLERHRDGGAQALAAVEQHVEDENIKMILRMEIRLRSKKD is encoded by the exons atGCTGCTGCGGGGGACGCGGGGCCTGGCGGGGGCGAGGCGGGCG cccccaggcagtgccaggggggtgcccagagaggggaccCTGTGCCCCCACCCCGCCAACACCTCCAGCCTCCGGGAGCGCTTGGACACCCCAGGAAAGGCCAGCGGCTCCTCGAGCACCCCAGGGAGCgagagcagcacagaccccCCCAGTGGCAATGGGGGAGTcgctcctgcagcccccccggtgccccccccGCCCACCCACTGCTGCGGGACCGGCTGCCCCAACTGTGTGTGGGTGGGGTAcgtggaggagctgctggagcggCACCGTGATGGGGGAGCCCAGGCCCTGGCGGCCGTGGAGCAGCACGTGGAGGACGAGAACATCAAGATGATCCTCAGGATGGAGATCAGACTGCGCTCCAAGAAGGACTGA
- the PDE6G gene encoding retinal rod rhodopsin-sensitive cGMP 3',5'-cyclic phosphodiesterase subunit gamma → MSLEPPKLEVKSATRVTGGPATPRKGPPKFKQRQTRQFKSKPPKKGVQGFGDDIPGMEGLGTDITVICPWEAFSHLELHELAQYGII, encoded by the exons ATGAGCCTGGAGCCCCCCAAGCTGGAGGTGAAATCGGCCACGAGGGTGACCGGAGGTCCCGCCACCCCCCGGAAGGGACCCCCCAAGTTCAAACAAAGGCAGACGAGGCAGTTCAAAAGCAAACCCCCCaaaaagggggtgcaggg gtTTGGTGACGACATCCCAGGCATGGAAGGGCTGGGAACAG aCATCACCGTCATCTGTCCCTGGGAGGCCTTCAGCCACCTGGAGCTGCACGAGCTGGCTCAGTATGGCATCATCTAG
- the CCDC137 gene encoding coiled-coil domain-containing protein 137, translating into MARGPGPGRGQGRRLGLKQGQRPGAGQKKGQRPGAGQKQSHKPGPGQGQKTGPGQKAGPRSEHGQAVPRRSRKEGKVDNLKPKHPEEQEIPFRLRELMRSREAMKRPDPGRKQAAEKKQQQKAKGPKGKGSKGPETPGHTPRFRRGKGESERSYFCRMEQEVQRVLFLAENQLQREPEKEDMAPEKSQRKKQFQKKKLEKARKKKEEKKEAMLEKSLFQDTVAFGEVVTQPPTITSRPRGQGPTKQAGQKRLLLTPRLGQSQVSPVSPVSPVSPVMSMARRRIVEEERARVIQAYRDIQRRKQLQREHSQAGHRVPG; encoded by the exons ATGGCCcggggaccgggaccgggacggggacagggacggaGACTGGGATTAAAACAGGGACAGAGGCCTGGAGCGGGACAGAAAAAGGGACAGAGACCAGGAGCGGGACAGAAACAGAGTCACAAACCGggaccaggacagggacagaaaACAGGACCGGGACAGAAAGCGGGACCGAGATCGGAACATGGACAGGCTGTCCCGCGGCGCAGCAG gaaggaggggaaggtggACAACCTGAAGCCCAAGCACCCCGAGGAGCAGGAGATCCCGTTCCGCCTGCGGGAGCTCATGCGGAGCCGCGAGGCCATGAAGCGCCCGGACCCCGGGAGGAAGCAGGCGGCAG agaagaagcagcagcagaaggccaAGGGCCCCAAGGGCAAGGGCTCCAAGGGCCCCGAGACTCCGGGACACACCCCCCGGTTCCGGCGGGGGAAGGGGGAGTCGGAGCGCTCCTACTTCTGCCGcatggagcaggaggtgcagcGCGTCCTCTTCCTCGCCGAGAACCAGCTCCAGCGGGAGCCTGAGAAGGAGGACATGGCTCCGGAGAAGTCCCAGAGGAAAAAACA gtttcagaaaaagaagctggaaaaagctcggaagaagaaggaggagaagaaggaggccATGCTGGAGAAGAGCCTGTTCCAag ACACGGTGGCGTTCGGGGAGGTGGTGACACAGCCACCCACCATCACCTCACGGCCCCGGGGACAAGGTCCCACCAAGCAG GCTGGACAGAAGCGGCTCCTCCTGACGCCTCGGCTGGGCCAGAGCCaggtgtcccctgtgtcccccgTGTCCCCAGTGTCACCAGTGATGTCAATGGCTCGCCGGCGCATCGTGGAGGAGGAGCGGGCACGGGTCATCCAGGCCTACAGGGACATCCAGAGGCGGAAACAGCTCCAGCGGGAACATTCCCAGGCCGGGCACAGGGTGCCAGGCTAA
- the TSPAN10 gene encoding tetraspanin-10 — protein MELSERARLLPRVSRLAELPSSFCSDEDDDGDLPCRDMAQQDPWPWCPPRPSPFSRCVRCLAFLWNLLFLLLGLLLLALGVWGLLAKAAQHLGAPLGSDPMLLFLLGGLGASAVSLAGCLGALRASPCLLRFVLGALLTLGGLQVLGGLLLVLARRRLRDLLRDLLLLCLLRYRDDPDLQFLMDEVQRSLQCCGLDSYRDWESNPYFNCSSPGVQACGVPGSCCQDSPQSGSVPNAQCGFGALALGPAAAGAVVHVGGCEAALGAWLRSQAGAIAVGATALVLVEAVGAFMALRVLRDAVAFRAWG, from the exons ATGGAGCTCAGCGAGAGAGCCCGGCTGCTGCCACGG gtgtccaggctggcagagctcccctcctccttctgctccgatgaggatgatgatggtGACCTGCCGTGCAGGGACATGGCCCAGCAGGACCCCTGGCCGTGGTGCCCCCCCAGACCGAGCCCCTTCAGTCGCTGTGTGCGCTGCCTGGCCTTCCTCTGGaacctgctcttcctgctgctggggctgctgctcctggcgctgggggtctgggggctgctggccaaggctgccCAGCACCTtggggcacccctgggctcGGACCCcatgctgctgttcctgctgggcGGGCTGGGGGCCAGCGCCGTGTCCCTGGCGGGCTGCCTGGGCGCCCTCcgtgccagcccctgcctgctccGCTTCGTCCTGGGGGCCCTGCTGACCCTCGgggggctgcaggtgctgggggggctcctgctggtgctggcgcggcggcggctgcgggaCCTGCTGcgggacctgctgctgctctgcctcctgcgCTACCGGGACGACCCCGACCTGCAGTTCCTGATGGACGAGGTGCAGCGGAGCCTTCAGTGCTGCGGGCTCGACTCCTATCGCGACTGGGAGAGCAACCC GTACTTCAACTGCAGCTCCCCGGGGGTGCAGGCGTGTGGCGTGCCGGGGTCCTGCTGCCAGGACTCACCCCAGAGCGGCTCCGTGCCCAACGCCCAGTGTGGGTTCGGGGCTCTGGCACTggggccggcggcggcgggTGCTGTGGTGCATGTGGGGGGCTGTGAGGCTGCACTGGGAGCGTGGCTGAGGAGCCAGGCTGGTGCCATCGCCGTTGGTGCCACCGCCCTGGTGCTGGTGGAGGCCGTGGGCGCGTTCATGGCACTGAGGGTGCTCAGGGATGCCGTGGCTTTCCGGGCATGGGGGTGa